One region of Gloeocapsopsis sp. IPPAS B-1203 genomic DNA includes:
- a CDS encoding biopolymer transporter ExbD: MFRNQQRRSSQIPEVNLIPMMDVLMSVLTFFIITSMTLSGRRIANVSLPIVGNGVREQSSFLEPLIVGLNQSGEIILENQPITLTTLEKEIESYLKQNSQALVVLKADKKLSYKQVVQILEKMRDVGGDRVSLAIERK, from the coding sequence TTGTTTAGAAATCAGCAAAGACGTTCCTCGCAGATACCAGAAGTTAATTTAATACCGATGATGGATGTGTTGATGTCTGTTCTCACGTTTTTCATCATCACTTCTATGACATTATCAGGTAGAAGAATTGCTAATGTAAGTTTACCAATAGTAGGCAATGGCGTACGCGAACAAAGTTCTTTCCTTGAACCTTTAATTGTAGGTTTAAACCAAAGTGGGGAAATTATACTTGAAAATCAGCCTATTACTTTAACAACACTAGAAAAAGAGATAGAATCATATTTAAAACAAAATTCTCAAGCGCTAGTCGTGCTGAAAGCTGATAAAAAACTATCATATAAACAAGTAGTACAAATATTAGAAAAAATGCGTGATGTAGGAGGTGATCGCGTTTCTTTAGCTATCGAAAGAAAATAA
- a CDS encoding biopolymer transporter ExbD → MRFKQQHTAIPTINLTPMLNVMMATLAFFVLISMTLTNEQGVDIQLPVQNNAGPQQNTPEPLLVELNEQQILLDQQPVTKQQLLQQMQVYLQQNPQGSVLLQPDSELPYESVVQLLGDMRDVGGDRISLAID, encoded by the coding sequence ATGCGATTTAAACAGCAACATACTGCAATACCCACAATCAATTTAACGCCAATGTTGAATGTGATGATGGCAACTTTGGCATTTTTTGTTCTTATTTCTATGACTTTAACAAATGAACAAGGTGTTGATATTCAGTTACCTGTACAAAATAATGCTGGACCACAACAAAATACACCTGAACCGTTACTAGTAGAATTAAATGAGCAGCAAATCTTACTCGATCAACAACCAGTAACTAAACAGCAACTCTTACAACAAATGCAAGTTTATCTCCAGCAAAATCCCCAAGGTTCTGTTTTACTTCAACCAGATAGTGAATTACCTTATGAATCGGTTGTGCAACTATTAGGAGACATGCGTGATGTGGGTGGCGATCGCATCTCTTTAGCTATTGATTAA
- the pstB gene encoding phosphate ABC transporter ATP-binding protein PstB, translating into MVEVTSIKTKAKVNNLNFYYGTVQVLRHINLLVPENKVTALIGPSGCGKTTLLRCFNRMHDLYPGNRYEGEILLDSEQINILSRRIDPIEVRMRISMVFQKPNPFPKSIYENVAYGLRVRGESRRSIIDEKVEQALYNAALWDEVKDRLYDLAFNLSGGQQQRLCIARALATNPEIILFDEPTSALDPISTSSIEALITRLKEQVTVLIVTHNMQQAARISDYTAFMYLGEIIEFKQTKQIFTHPTQKQTEDYIRGRFG; encoded by the coding sequence ATGGTAGAAGTAACATCCATCAAAACCAAGGCAAAAGTTAATAACCTGAACTTTTATTATGGAACAGTACAGGTATTGAGACATATTAACTTGCTAGTACCAGAAAACAAAGTTACAGCCTTAATTGGACCATCAGGATGTGGTAAAACTACCTTATTACGCTGTTTTAATCGCATGCACGATCTTTATCCTGGTAATCGCTACGAAGGAGAGATTTTGCTCGATTCTGAACAGATAAATATTTTAAGTCGTCGCATCGATCCAATTGAAGTAAGAATGCGGATTAGCATGGTATTTCAAAAACCTAATCCTTTCCCAAAATCAATTTACGAAAATGTAGCCTATGGATTGCGCGTGCGGGGTGAATCTCGACGCAGTATTATTGATGAAAAAGTGGAACAAGCTTTATATAATGCTGCGCTTTGGGATGAAGTTAAAGATCGTTTATACGATTTAGCATTCAATCTTTCTGGCGGACAACAGCAAAGATTATGTATTGCGCGTGCATTAGCAACAAATCCTGAAATTATTTTATTTGACGAGCCAACATCTGCACTCGATCCAATCTCTACAAGTAGTATTGAAGCATTAATTACTCGATTAAAAGAACAAGTAACAGTTTTAATTGTGACGCACAATATGCAGCAAGCTGCACGAATTTCTGACTACACAGCGTTTATGTACCTTGGTGAGATTATCGAGTTTAAGCAAACCAAGCAAATTTTTACGCATCCTACGCAGAAACAAACAGAGGATTATATTCGTGGGAGATTTGGATAA